From one Trifolium pratense cultivar HEN17-A07 linkage group LG1, ARS_RC_1.1, whole genome shotgun sequence genomic stretch:
- the LOC123897031 gene encoding protein tesmin/TSO1-like CXC 3 has product MDAIENKNAPVSNLQKEDDSLFDYLNILSPLKTKTRVEATLTLNSLGMDYSLLASKPKVSSEDVNKIYRHEEALTDSTHGCQYSLGPSSQHKKIELPQSMQYSPYSSEQRPLISTEEANWALELLGMQVPNGTNVQDDSMKDSVECGTYIPEVGSVQANIEGADCDSNHLSSITQLMNLPPQSNTSSNYKMQNVEHVASSSKHEIEYNPSEPIAATDINQTPNNLANVALMDSNPIARGIDELASIKRSITRSCLNYQPEMTSLQMNAINENPLLHRKNTSYSQMCVLPRNDIYLNEKMSSGRKPESPSCTSSLHLSARQGHHLSPVPAPMERHLVPSENDDFTKSSVHIPGEDFCRSTPDLMSRVQFNDLTNKLLDENMKMTSKVHSKDSIGLISSGSEHEMEEESVDFCQNIPKRKRKRSDLTREGGACRSCKCKKSRCLKNYCECFAAGAYCIGPCSCIDCSNKGDNEDTVLQARRNNDSKVVTSANSSPQFEGDPNITLASKPKLQKRLCNCNKSGCQRKYCACFKDGVGCSPICKCQGCKNIHGRKDSTAETKSELEETKTLQVSRTFPPLPYSSMGMSPQILCSELFGSQNQELVESNATGSITIPDDVNCINTSSIGKWICISNPGCENGVESSPTRSGGQNSTLE; this is encoded by the exons ATGGATGCAATAGAAAACAAGAACGCCCCTGTTTCCAACTTACAAAAAGAG GATGATTCTTTGTTTGACTACCTCAATATTCTATCTCCTTTAAAGACCAAAACGCGCGTTGAAGCTACTCTAACGTTGAACTCACTTGGCATGGATTATTCACTTCTGGCATCAAAGCCTAAAGTTTCGTCCGAagatgtaaataaaatatatagacatGAAGAAGCTCTTACTGATTCTACTCATGGATGTCAATACTCACTTGGGCCATCTAGTCAACATAAAAAGATCGAGCTTCCACAATCTATGCAATATAGTCCTTATAGCTCCGAACAACGTCCTCTAATTTCAACTGAAGAGGCTAACTGGGCTCTTGAATTACTTGGCATGCAAGTACCAAATGGTACCAATGTACAAGACGATTCTATGAAAGATTCAGTTGAGTGTGGAACATATATTCCGGAAGTAGGTTCGGTTCAGGCAAACATTGAAGGAGCGGATTGTGATTCTAATCACTTAAGTAGTATAACACAATTAATGAATCTGCCGCCACAATCTAACACTAGCAGTAATTATAAAATGCAAAATGTTGAACATGTTGCTTCTAGTTCAAAACATGAAATTGAATATAATCCTTCTGAACCTATAGCTGCAACAGACATAAATCAAACCCCGAACAATCTTGCCAATGTTGCTTTAATGGATAGCAATCCAATTGCGAGAGGGATCGATGAG cTTGCAAGTATTAAACGCAGTATAACGAGGTCCTGTCTAAACTATCAGCCTGAGATGACCAGTTTGCAAATGAATGCTATCAATGAAAACCCATTGCTTCATAGAAAAAACACTAGTTATTCACAAATGTGTGTTTTGCCAAGAAATGATATTTACTTAAATGAAAAGATGTCTTCTGGAAGGAAACCTGAATCACCGAGCTGTACTTCTTCTTTGCATCTTTCTGCAAGGCAAGGCCATCACCTATCGCCGGTCCCTGCACCAATGGAAAGACATTTGGTGCCATCTGAGAATGATGATTTCACCAAGTCATCAGTTCACATTCCTGGTGAAGATTTCTGTCGGAGTACCCCCGACCTGATGAGTAGAGTGCAATTTAACGACCTAACGAATAAACTATTGGATGAAAACATGAAAATGACGTCAAAAGTGCATAGTAAAGATTCGATTGGTCTAATTTCTTCTGGCTCAGAACATGAAATGGAGGAGGAAAGTGTTGATTTCTGTCAGAATATCCCCAAAAGGAAGAG GAAAAGGTCCGATCTAACTAGGGAAGGAGGGGCATGCAGAAGCTGTAAATGTAAAAAATCAAGGTGTTTGAAAAA TTATTGTGAGTGCTTTGCTGCTGGAGCCTACTGCATAGGACCTTGCTCATGTATAGACTGCTCGAATAAAGGAGATAATGAAGATACAGTTCTGCAAGCTCGCAGGAATAATGATTCTAAAGTCGTAACAAGTGCTAATTCCTCACCTCAATTTGAG GGGGACCCTAACATAACTTTAGCTTCAAAGCCAAAGCTACAGAAAAGACTATGTAATTGCAATAAATCAGGTTGCCAAAGGAAATATTGCGCATGCTTTAAG GATGGTGTTGGTTGCTCTCCAATTTGTAAATGTCAAGGGTGCAAAAATATACATGGTAGAAAGGATAGTACAGCTGAAACAAAATCTGAGcttgaagaaacaaaaacattaCAAGTTTCCAG AACATTTCCTCCATTACCATATTCATCGATGGGAATGTCGCCTCAAATATTGTGTTCTGAATTGTTCGGCAGCCAAAACCAGGAGCTTGTGGAATCAAATGCTACTGGATCAATAACTATTCCAGATGATGTAAATTGCATCAATACTTCTTCTATTGGCAAGTGGATATGCATTTCTAATCCTGGATGCGAAAATGGCGTTGAATCATCACCTACTCGAAGTGGTGGCCAGAACTCGACATTAGAATGA
- the LOC123912855 gene encoding protein lin-54 homolog, producing MDAPEENKNLPFSNKQEEDDYWFHEYIVSLLSVEEAVPIDELLGKQEPGVGYVQDGYMKDSVDVGTKPELPSCTSSLHEKNAASYQKSLLPSCYTSDSQRCVLPRNDSYVIALPALNRSSATKTESSSSTSSWLLSASEGNCISQVPASTERYLGPPEIEVQATKDFTQSSVHVARSSARYPESPNSTSSLLLSASQRHCLPQVPASAERYFGPSEIEVQATKDFNRSSAHIARSSARHPESPSNTSFLLPASQGNHLSSLIPTPTERHLRPSEIQVHATNDFTQSPFHNARPSPRKLESPSSTSSFLLPASQGHRLSLIPALTERHLGPSEIEVQATKDFTQPSVHIAGEDFGQSISQRKRKMHNSDITEQGGSCRNCNCTSNCLKPYCECFAAGVYCAEPCTCKGCLNKSINEYIEIMQTRRNTESSVPHLLVPKVIRSPVTSPPIGDNPNKTPASKICHCKKIGCHMKSCSCSKGRVGCSISCKCEGCENMYGRKDNKELRRESNAFGSQTKFEKHFQTVPYDDDDSTYIP from the exons ATGGATGCACCAGAGGAGAACAAGAATCTCCCTTTTTCCAACAAACAAGAAGAg GACGATTATTGGTTTCACGAATACATCGTTAGTCTACTCTCGGTTGAGGAGGCTGTCCCTATTGATGAATTGCTTGGCAAGCAAGAACCAGGTGTTGGCTATGTACAAGATGGCTATATGAAGGATTCAGTTGATGTTGGAACGAAACCTGAACTACCGAGCTGCACATCTTCACTGCATGAGAAGAATGCTGCTAGTTATCAAAAATCATTACTTCCTAGTTGTTACACTAGTGACTCACAAAGGTGTGTTTTGCCAAGAAATGATTCTTATGTGATTGCACTTCCAGCCTTAAATAGGTCTTCTGCAACGAAAACTGAATCATCGAGCAGCACTTCTTCCTGGCTTCTTTCTGCCAGCGAAGGGAATTGCATATCGCAGGTCCCTGCATCAACGGAGAGATATTTGGGGCCACCCGAGATTGAAGTTCAGGCTACTAAAGATTTCACTCAGTCATCAGTTCACGTTGCTAGGTCTTCTGCAAGGTATCCTGAATCGCCAAACAGTACTTCCTCTTTGCTTCTTTCTGCCAGCCAAAGGCATTGCCTACCGCAGGTCCCTGCATCAGCGGAAAGATATTTTGGGCCATCCGAGATTGAAGTTCAGGCTACTAAAGATTTCAATCGGTCATCAGCTCACATTGCTAGGTCTTCTGCAAGGCATCCTGAATCGCCAAGCAatacttcttttcttcttcctgCCAGCCAAGGGAATCACCTATCGTCGCTGATTCCTACACCAACGGAAAGACATTTGAGGCCATCCGAAATTCAAGTTCATGCTACTAACGATTTCACTCAGTCACCATTTCACAATGCTAGGCCTTCTCCAAGGAAACTTGAATCACCAAGCAGTACTTCTTCTTTCCTTCTTCCTGCCAGCCAAGGGCATCGCCTATCCCTGATCCCTGCATTAACGGAAAGACATTTGGGGCCATCCGAGATTGAAGTTCAGGCTACTAAAGATTTTACTCAGCCGTCAGTTCACATTGCTGGTGAAGATTTCGGTCAGAGTATCTCCCAAAGGAAGAGGAAAAT GCACAATTCTGATATAACTGAGCAAGGAGGGTCATGCAGAAACTGTAACTGTACATCAAACTGTTTGAAACC TTATTGTGAATGCTTTGCTGCCGGAGTCTACTGCGCAGAACCTTGCACATGTAAAGGGTGCTTAAATAAATCTATCAATGAATATATAGAAATTATGCAAACTCGCAGGAATACTGAGTCTAGCGTTCCACACTTACTTGTTCCTAAAGTCATAAGAAGTCCTGTTACCTCACCTCCAATTGGG GATAACCCCAACAAAACTCCAGCATCAAAGATATGCCATTGCAAGAAAATAGGCTGCCATATGAAATCTTGTTCTTGTTCTAAG GGTCGTGTCGGTTGCTCCATTAGTTGTAAATGTGAAGGGTGCGAAAATATGTACGGTAGAAAGGATA ACAAAGAACTTCGACGGGAATCAAATGCTTTTGGATCTCAAACTAAATTTGAAAAGCATTTTCAAACTGTTccatatgatgatgatgattcaaCTTACATTCCATAA
- the LOC123912797 gene encoding F-box/kelch-repeat protein At3g23880-like, protein MARKRRRGSSDAANNSLFLPMELITEILSMLNVKAIVRFKCVSKSWNTLTSDSNFVDKHLKASSRNPHLTICWHIRVNSKKNVVPIPVHRLLKKLSATISSDDFHRMENPSRLVGSCNGLLCFLSWKPGEQPFKYLLHVSNPATRTISQIFEFIYGNDFRFTFGYDASTTTYKIVAFRTKENSNEVKVFNLGGNNCWRNIQNFPIVPRNRWDLDRCYKFPIFNYGVHLNGTINWLAPDKSMITIVIVSLDLSTETYKQFRLPSLGFYHVPISKPDLRVLMDSLCFCHDSNRTHEFILWKMNEYGVRESWTQLFKISYQNLAMQLPMKLPMHNIDYG, encoded by the exons ATGGCTAGAAAGCGACGTCGTGGTTCCTCCGATGCAGCAAATAACTCATTGTTCCTCCCCATGGAACTGATCACCGAAATCCTATCTATGCTTAACGTAAAAGCCATCGTGCGATTCAAATGTGTGAGCAAGTCATGGAACACTCTGACATCCGATTCAAACTTTGTCGATAAACATCTTAAGGCATCATCACGAAACCCACACCTCACTATATGTTGGCATATAAGGGTGAATTCTAAGAAGAATGTGGTACCCATCCCCGTGCATCGTTTACTCAAAAAGCTATCCGCCACCATTTCCAGTGATGACTTCCATCGTATGGAGAACCCTTCCAGGTTGGTTGGTTCATGTAATGGATTGCTCTGTTTTCTTTCTTGGAAACCTGGAGAACAACCTTTCAAGTATTTGCTCCATGTCTCCAACCCTGCCACCAGAACAATATCTCAAATATTTGAGTTCATATATGGCAACGATTTTCGTTTCACATTTGGTTATGATGCTTCAACCACAACTTATAAGATTGTAGCTTTTCGTACTAAAGAAAATAGCAACGAGGTTAAAGTTTTCAATCTAGGTGGTAATAATTGTTGGAGAAATATTCAGAATTTTCCTATTGTTCCTCGTAATAGGTGGGATTTGGATCGTTGTTATAAGTTCCCCATCTTTAATTACGGTGTGCATCTCAATGGCACCATTAATTGGTTGGCTCCCGACAAGTCTATGATCACTATTGTCATTGTTTCGCTGGACCTTTCCACGGAGACATACAAACAGTTTCGGCTGCCATCTCTCGGTTTTTATCATGTGCCAATTTCTAAGCCGGATCTTAGGGTTCTAATGGACTCTCTTTGTTTTTGTCATGATTCCAACAGAACtcatgaatttattttatggaaGATGAATGAGTATGGAGTTCGAGAGTCTTGGACTCAATTATTTAAGATCAGTTACCAAAATCTTGCAATGCAACTTCCGATGAAGCTTCCGATGCATAACATTGATTATG GATAA